Proteins co-encoded in one Candidatus Neomarinimicrobiota bacterium genomic window:
- the iolE gene encoding myo-inosose-2 dehydratase: MSQQRVKLGIAPINWSNDDLPELGADISLDRCLSEMQEAGYAGTELGNKFPTQAATLKPLLSKYGLSLASMWHTTYFVENDDLEAELSRIKENLEFLSAMGTSVINIAECSGSVHGDRNKPLSNKPVFDDREWDRLITGLKKTGELCDAYGISPAFHHHMGTGVQTEDEIDRLMSSTANEKVYLCADTGHMRFAGFDPLPVYERYIGRIRHIHLKDVRENVLTEMLDKDASFLDSVIEGVFTVPGDGMIDFKPVFDVVIESNYNGWMIVEAEGDPSKNNPLQYSKIAKRYISEIANI, translated from the coding sequence GTGAGTCAGCAGAGAGTGAAATTGGGGATTGCGCCGATAAATTGGTCTAACGATGACCTCCCGGAACTTGGGGCGGACATTTCACTCGACAGATGTCTGTCTGAGATGCAGGAAGCCGGATATGCGGGAACGGAATTAGGAAATAAGTTTCCGACTCAGGCTGCCACGCTTAAACCGTTGCTCTCTAAATATGGATTATCATTAGCCTCTATGTGGCATACCACTTATTTTGTTGAGAACGACGATTTGGAAGCCGAGCTGTCCAGGATAAAAGAGAACTTGGAATTTCTTTCGGCGATGGGAACGAGCGTGATCAATATTGCCGAGTGCAGCGGGAGTGTCCATGGTGACAGGAACAAGCCGTTATCAAATAAACCGGTGTTTGATGACAGGGAATGGGATCGTCTAATTACAGGTTTAAAAAAAACCGGTGAATTATGTGATGCATATGGAATCAGCCCTGCATTCCATCACCACATGGGGACCGGAGTTCAGACTGAAGACGAGATCGACCGATTGATGTCCTCGACTGCGAATGAAAAGGTTTACCTGTGCGCTGATACAGGTCATATGCGTTTCGCAGGGTTTGACCCGCTGCCGGTTTACGAAAGATATATCGGCCGTATTCGTCATATTCATTTGAAGGACGTTCGCGAGAATGTATTGACCGAAATGTTAGACAAGGATGCTTCCTTTCTGGATTCGGTTATAGAAGGAGTATTTACGGTGCCGGGAGACGGGATGATCGATTTTAAACCGGTTTTCGACGTCGTTATCGAGTCGAACTATAATGGGTGGATGATAGTAGAAGCCGAAGGGGATCCGTCAAAAAATAACCCGCTTCAATATTCCAAAATTGCAAAACGATATATAAGTGAAATTGCAAACATATAA